Below is a window of Arthrobacter sp. ERGS1:01 DNA.
GTCTCGAACCTGGTGTCCCGTCTAGACACCGCCAAAGCGTCCCGCAAGCCGGTCCACCACCGAACTCGTCCGACCCTGACCTGCATCGTCGCGGCATCAGGCCACTGACTGTGTCGTAAGGGGTGTTCGATGACTTGTCCGGTGAAGGGGCCTAATGTGACACACTGAACTGCATGTCTAAACTATTGGTCGGCTATGCTCGCGTGTCCACGGAAGAGCAAGACCTCACCGCGCAGCGAGATGCCCTGGCAGCTCTTGGCGTTAAGCCTGACCGCGTCTATGTTGACCATGGCTTTACCGGCAAGAACAAGAATCGCACCGGACTTCGCGAAGCCCTCGCCTCCTGCCGGGCCGGGGATACCTTCGTCGTTACCAAGCTCGACCGCCTGGCCCGGTCCGTCCGAGACGCCCACGAGATAGCCGACGACCTCGCCAGCCGTGAAATTAAACTCAGCATAGGCGGATCCGTCCATGACCCCACCGACCCCATGGGCAAACTGCTGTTCAACGTCCTAGCGATGATCGCCGAGTTCGAAGCCGACCTGATCAGCATGCGCACCCGCGAAGGCATGAAAGTCGCCAAGGCCAACGGCCGACTCCGGGGAAAGCAGCCAAAACTCACCGTGAAACAGGAAGCCCACCTCCTCGAACTGCACGACGCCGGCAAACACACTATGGCCGAAATGGCAGAACTATTCTCCATCAGCCGATCCACCATCTACCGGGCCGTTGAACGGGGCCAACACAAGAAAACCGGCACAATCACTCCGTGACCACTTCCTGTCACCACCGAAAAATGACCTGCGGACCTCATCGTTGCCCGACGCTGCGACAGCTTTGCATCAGGCATTTCGCATTTTCGCAAGCCCTATCAACACCAGGACCGTCACCGGAATGTCGTTAGCGTGAATTTCCGTACCGATCCTCCTCAGACCCCGACTTATCACCGCCAAAGGGTACATTCGGTTAATGCTTGATATCACAGAGGTATGGCCACTCTTCGGCCTACCAATCACCAGCCCGCGCTTGGAACTTCGTTTGGCCCGTGATGAAGACCTGCCCGGGATTGTCGAAGCGGTTCTCAGCGGTATTCACGATCCTGCCGTCATGCCGTTCTCGAATCCTTGGACTGAGGCGCCTAGGGAAGAACTCATTCGTAACACCGCCAAACACCAGTGGCATCTCCGCTCTGGAATTGCGCCCGATAATTGGACCTTGAACATGGTTGTCCAGTTCGACGGGACCCCGATTGGAATGCAGACCATCCGTACTCATGACTTTTCCATTCGGAGAACCGTTGCCACTGGTTCCTGGCTTGCACTCCGGTACCAGGGCCTTGGACTCGGAAAGGAAATGCGTGCAGCTGCACTGATCTTTGCCTTTGATCATCTCGGGACAGAGGTTGCCGAGTCCTCAGCGGCAGCATGGAACGAGTCCTCCTTGGGGGTGTCGCGGAGTCTTGGATATGTCGAAGGCAGTCTCAAGCGCGTCATTACCCGCCCTGGAGAACTGACGGAGCAGCAAGAGGTGACCGTGACGCCGGCCGAGTTCCGACGCCCTGACTGGAACGTTTCTGTTACTGGCCTGGAAGCGGCGAAAAAGGAATTGCTGCGTCAAGCGGCAAGCTAGCCCCTGGTCGGTGCATCGCTTCACCTACGTAGGGGCTGCCAACACAGCTACGTCCGCGAGATGCAGGCGACTGTGAATAGCCGTTACCTCGACCGTGACTGTCCGATCTCAATCCTTGACAGATATAGAAGCATCCAAGATTTGCCGCTCCCGCGTTGCCGGCCGTCGTGGTCGGGTTCTTATCAGCAATGACGGCATGAATGGGGGAGCGGGGCCAGGTCTCATGAGGACAGGAGCCACCGCCACGGGGCCACCTTTCAGGCGCAAGGGGATTTACGCCGAGGTACTTAGCGCCTTGCCCCACATCTGCCACCCAGCGCGCACGCCAGAAACGAAACCTTCCAACTTGGGGTTGACGTAGTAGGTAGTGAGATCTCCGGCCGGGTCGGTGACGCTGGTCAGGCGGCTTATCCCGTCGTAGACGTAGTGGGTTTGTCCCAGCGGGGCATCGATGGTGACCACGTTGCCGTCGCTGTCGTACGACAGCGTGGTGATGGCCCCTGCAGGATCGGTGACCTTGCAGACGTTTCCTGCGAAGGCGCCACAGATGCTGCGGTCTTTTTTCCCGCAGGTAGGTGGAGGATTCAACCCCTGTCGGGCCTTGTTGGCTGGAAGTGAGTTGATTCCCTGCCGGGTCGTAGGTCATGGAGGTGCGGTTGCCGGCCGGGTCGGTGGCGCACTTGGGACGGTGGGGTTTTCCCGTCTGGGCATCAGGGCAAGACGGTGCGGTGGCGTAGGCGAAGGCTGCGGCTGCACCGGTGGGGAGTTTGGCTTGGGTGAGGTTGTTGCCTTTGTCGTAGTCAAAGGTGGTCGAGGTGGAAGCCGGGCCGCCGTTAGCGGAACTACTCAGGTAACGGCGTTGCGCTTCTTGAATTTGGCTTTGTCCCAGGCGCGGGTGTCGAGGATGTCGCGCAGGATCTCGACGGCATCCCAGACGTCCGCATGGCCGAGGTAGAGCGGGGTGATGCCGAAGCGGAGGACCCCGGGCTCGCGGTAGTCGCCGATGACGCCGCGGGCGATCAGCGCGCTCATGACGGCGTAGCCGTCGGGGTGGCGGAAGCTGACGTGACTGCCTCGGATGGCATGGTCGCGCGGGGTGATTAGTTCCAGGGGGTGGCTGGCGCAGCGCTGTTTAACGAGGGCGATGAACAGGTCGGTCATGGCCAGCGACTTGGCCCGCAGGGCTGCGGGGTCGACGTCGAGCATGATGTCCAGCCCCGTCTCCACCATGGCTAGTGAGGTGATCGGCTGTGTCCCGCACAGGAAGCGGTTGATGGTCGACGCCGGTGCATAGGAATCCGCCATGTTGAATGGCTTCGCATGCGACCACCAGCCGGACAGCGGCTGCCAGAAGCGGTCCTGGTGGCGGGCGTTGACCCAGATGAAGGCCGGGGCGCCCGGACCGCCGTTGAGGTATTTGTAGGTGCAGCCGACGGCGTAGTCGGCATCGGCGCCGTTGAGGTCGACGGCGACTGCCCCGGCCGAGTGGGCCAGGTCCCAGATGGCCAGCGCGCCCACACCATGCGCCTTGGCCGTGACAGCGGTCATGTCCCACATGGCGCCTGTGCGGTAGTTGACGTGCGAGAGCGCCAGGACGGCCACCGAACCGTCCAGGGCCTGCTCCAGCGACAGGTCTTCGTCGATAAGCCGCACCTCGTAACGGATGCCCGTCTCCTGCGCCACGGAGTTCAGGAAGTCCGTGATCCCCTCGGCGATGTAAATATCCGTGGGGAAGTTGTCGCGCTCCGTGACGATGACGCGTCGCTCCGGGTGATCCACCTGCTGGATGCGGATGGCGGACGCGAGGGCTTTGAACAGGTTCAGGCTGGTGGTGTCGGTGACGACAGTTTCGCCGTCTCGACCGCCGATCAGTTTGGCGAGCTTGTCGCCCAGGCGCACCGGCAGCTCGAACCAGCCAGCCGTGTTCCAACTGCGGATCAGCCCCTCACCCCATTCGGTAGCGATGACCTGCTGTGCCCGTTCCAGGGCCCCGACCGGGCGCGGACCGAGGGAGTTGCCGTCAAGGTAGATCACGCCGTCGGGCAGGATGAAGCGTTCCTTGAAGGACGAGAGCGAATCAGTCGAATCGGCGGCAACGCAGGCTTCGCGCGTGCTGAGATCCAAGGGGTGGGTGAGGGTTTCCATAAATTCTCCTGTAGTACCGAAAGCTGTGCGTCTACGCGACGGGTATTGTGTGTTTCAGCTCACAGATTAGAATATGAATCGGGCAGCGTTCACCCCTTCCGAATAATCAATCAAGATTGGAGCCAGTATTGAATCTCAATTCAGAAGTCATCCGTGCGCGCCCCCGTCAATCGAATCCGATTCACTTGGACGAGGCGGACATGGTGATCCTGCGCGAACTCTCCCAGGATGCCCGCACGCCCAATAACTTGTTGGCCAGCCGGGCCGGACTGGCTCCCTCAACCTGCTTGAATCGGGTGAGGGCGTTACGGCAGGCTGGGATCATTCGCGGCTTCCATGCCGACATTGATCTGGGCAGCTTGGGGCTGTACATTTTCGCGTTGATTTCCATCAACGTCCACGGCCAGGCCCGCAAAAACATGCTTGAGTTGGCCCGGGAGCTGCGGGACTTGCCGCAAACGCTCAATGTCTTCGTCCTGGGTGGAGAGCATGATCTGCTCTTGCACGTTGCTTGCGCCAACACAACAGAGCTCCGGGACTTCGTGGCCGCTAACCTCGGCAGCAATCAGGCTTTCGTCAGCACCCAGACCACCCTGATTTTTGAGCACATGCAGCCTACCTCGCGAATTCAAAGCGCCCGCTGAGCGGTTGGTGGAGATCCTCGGGTGCATCTCTCATACCGGGAGCCCTGGTTGAGCTAGGCCAGCTGGCGACCGGTTCTAGCCCCATTGGTCTGGCGTTTTGGGGACGAGCGGCATCAGAGCGACATAGAATTGGTCCTATGAGCGAACACCTCTTTGATGCGGGCCCCGTCCAACCTTGGGCAGGTGCCTCAGCTGCCGTTGTTGAGCACACGGTGGAGTGGGTTGACACGGATGCGTCGGGGCACCAACACAACTCCGCGATCATCCGTTGGGTCGAATCTGCCGAGGCTGAGCTGTTTCGCCAACTTGCCCTGCCGGACTATTTCCCATCCGCTCCGCGCGTGCACCAGTCGGTGAATTTCCGCGCCAAGGTCTGGTTCGGTCAGCGCGTCACCACCACGATCTGGGTGCAGAAACTGGGTGTTTCCTCTGTGACCTTTGGCTTCGAGGTCAGGGTCAAGCCCATGGGGGAGCGCCCGGGAGGGCTCGCGGCCGACGGCATTGTTGTTGCCGCGCATGTCCCCGCCGGCGGAGACTCCTCGGCACGCTGGTCGGAGCACATTCGTGGCGCGATCACGGAGGCGGTGCCGCAGTGAGCGCTCTTGAGCCGGGCATCCGGCATCATCAATTGATCATCACCCTCTATGGCCTGTACTGTCGGGGCGTCGGCCAGGCAATGCCCGTTTCTGTGCTGATCGACATGCTCGGCGACCTTGGGTATGACGGGGCCGGGGTGCGCTCGGCGGTGTCACGACTGAAAGCCAAAGGTGTCCTGCGGAGCGTGAAGGATGGCAATGTCGCCCAGTACGAGCTCTCCTCGGCTGTTGCTGATTTGTTCGCCGAAGGTGACGAGCGGATCTTTTCTGACGGAACCCGAATGTCACCCATGGTTGGGCGCTGGCCATTTTCTCGGTTCCCGAGACCTTGCGTAGTCGCCGCCATCAACTGCGCACGGTACTGTCTGGGTTCGGCTTTGGGTCGATGGCTTCGGGTGTCGGAGTCGCCCCGGAATCCGCTCTGGAGCGGACCAAAAAGCGGCTTCAAGCACTGGAGCTTGATCAGTTCGTCGACTTTTTTCGGGGCGACCACGTAGCTGAAGGTGATTTGCGCGCCAAAGTTGCCCAATGGTGGGACTTGGCGGCGTTGGATGCGCAGTTCGTGAGTTCCTGAGCCTATACAGCGCAACGGCCGACCAATGGGTCGCCCGGATCGGCACCGATCCTGAACGTGCACTTGAGAAATCGACGCCGGAGCTGAGGCGGGAAGCCTTCCGCTCCTACATTCCCATGTTGACCGTGTGGCGGCGGTTTCCCTACAAGGACCCGGGCCTTGCTTCGGAGTACCTCCCTCAAGGCTGGAAGGGGCAGGATGCCAGAAAGGTATTCCTGGAGATTCACCGCCTGCTCGCACCCCTTGCCGAGGCCCATGCCCGGTCCTTGATGGCCTAAATACCCGTCATTGTGTCGGCTCTATTGGATGACGGCAATGCCCTGGATTTCAATCAGGGCTTCTTTCTGCCATAGTCGGCTGACGCCGATCCCTGCCATGGCTGGGTACTCTGAGCCTGCCATTTCGCGCCACAGTCGGCCAATTTCGCGGCCGTTGGCCATGTAGTCGTCGACGTCCGTGAGGTAGATCGTCACGCTGACCAGGTCTTGTGGCTGGCCCCCCGCTTCAATCAGGGTGGTCAGCACGTTGCTCAGTGCCTGTTCGAACTGGGCCACGATGCCGCCCGGAACGATCTGCATATCCGCATTCAATGCCGTTTGGCCGCCAAGGTACACAGTGTTGCCGGCCAGGATGCCGTGGGCGTATCCCGAGGGCTTGGGGAGGGCGGACGGGTTGATGGTCTTGTTGGGCATCATTTTTCCTTTAGTTGGGAAGTCCGTCTCAAAAATACTGTGACATGACTCT
It encodes the following:
- a CDS encoding recombinase family protein, whose translation is MSKLLVGYARVSTEEQDLTAQRDALAALGVKPDRVYVDHGFTGKNKNRTGLREALASCRAGDTFVVTKLDRLARSVRDAHEIADDLASREIKLSIGGSVHDPTDPMGKLLFNVLAMIAEFEADLISMRTREGMKVAKANGRLRGKQPKLTVKQEAHLLELHDAGKHTMAEMAELFSISRSTIYRAVERGQHKKTGTITP
- a CDS encoding RHS repeat domain-containing protein, encoding MNPPPTCGKKDRSICGAFAGNVCKVTDPAGAITTLSYDSDGNVVTIDAPLGQTHYVYDGISRLTSVTDPAGDLTTYYVNPKLEGFVSGVRAGWQMWGKALSTSA
- a CDS encoding PaaX family transcriptional regulator C-terminal domain-containing protein, which encodes MVGLGGVGCAVREFLSLYSATADQWVARIGTDPERALEKSTPELRREAFRSYIPMLTVWRRFPYKDPGLASEYLPQGWKGQDARKVFLEIHRLLAPLAEAHARSLMA
- a CDS encoding GNAT family N-acetyltransferase, which produces MLDITEVWPLFGLPITSPRLELRLARDEDLPGIVEAVLSGIHDPAVMPFSNPWTEAPREELIRNTAKHQWHLRSGIAPDNWTLNMVVQFDGTPIGMQTIRTHDFSIRRTVATGSWLALRYQGLGLGKEMRAAALIFAFDHLGTEVAESSAAAWNESSLGVSRSLGYVEGSLKRVITRPGELTEQQEVTVTPAEFRRPDWNVSVTGLEAAKKELLRQAAS
- a CDS encoding Lrp/AsnC family transcriptional regulator, producing MNLNSEVIRARPRQSNPIHLDEADMVILRELSQDARTPNNLLASRAGLAPSTCLNRVRALRQAGIIRGFHADIDLGSLGLYIFALISINVHGQARKNMLELARELRDLPQTLNVFVLGGEHDLLLHVACANTTELRDFVAANLGSNQAFVSTQTTLIFEHMQPTSRIQSAR
- a CDS encoding acyl-CoA thioesterase, translated to MSEHLFDAGPVQPWAGASAAVVEHTVEWVDTDASGHQHNSAIIRWVESAEAELFRQLALPDYFPSAPRVHQSVNFRAKVWFGQRVTTTIWVQKLGVSSVTFGFEVRVKPMGERPGGLAADGIVVAAHVPAGGDSSARWSEHIRGAITEAVPQ
- a CDS encoding RidA family protein, which codes for MPNKTINPSALPKPSGYAHGILAGNTVYLGGQTALNADMQIVPGGIVAQFEQALSNVLTTLIEAGGQPQDLVSVTIYLTDVDDYMANGREIGRLWREMAGSEYPAMAGIGVSRLWQKEALIEIQGIAVIQ
- the kynU gene encoding kynureninase, coding for METLTHPLDLSTREACVAADSTDSLSSFKERFILPDGVIYLDGNSLGPRPVGALERAQQVIATEWGEGLIRSWNTAGWFELPVRLGDKLAKLIGGRDGETVVTDTTSLNLFKALASAIRIQQVDHPERRVIVTERDNFPTDIYIAEGITDFLNSVAQETGIRYEVRLIDEDLSLEQALDGSVAVLALSHVNYRTGAMWDMTAVTAKAHGVGALAIWDLAHSAGAVAVDLNGADADYAVGCTYKYLNGGPGAPAFIWVNARHQDRFWQPLSGWWSHAKPFNMADSYAPASTINRFLCGTQPITSLAMVETGLDIMLDVDPAALRAKSLAMTDLFIALVKQRCASHPLELITPRDHAIRGSHVSFRHPDGYAVMSALIARGVIGDYREPGVLRFGITPLYLGHADVWDAVEILRDILDTRAWDKAKFKKRNAVT